In a single window of the Bremerella alba genome:
- the tsaD gene encoding tRNA (adenosine(37)-N6)-threonylcarbamoyltransferase complex transferase subunit TsaD: MKILTIESTCDETAAAVITDDLQVLSSVVASQDELHQRFAGVVPEIAARAHLERCLPVIDEAILKANIQLADIDAVAVANMPGLAGSLLVGVTAAKTLAWLLDKPLIGINHLQGHIYACQVAFQRPIFPCIGLIISGGHSTIYHCKSPFDFEPLGGTIDDAAGESFDKVASMLGLPYPGGPSLSKCAMNGNPKAFAFPRPFLKDSSRLDFSFSGLKTAVRYEIAGPGAVDFKSLTIDDQRKADIAASFEQAVIDCLVGKTMQAMKTTGIQRICVGGGVAANRRFRAALEEEVAATGGELLIAPMHLCTDNAVLGAIAVEKIKAGQVDDLSLDALPGLIRN, translated from the coding sequence ATGAAAATACTGACGATTGAATCGACCTGCGATGAGACAGCCGCAGCCGTTATCACCGATGATCTACAGGTACTTTCTTCGGTCGTAGCTTCACAGGATGAACTCCATCAAAGGTTTGCCGGAGTCGTTCCCGAAATTGCCGCCCGGGCTCACCTGGAACGATGCTTGCCTGTAATCGACGAGGCAATCCTTAAAGCGAATATCCAATTGGCGGATATCGATGCCGTTGCCGTCGCGAATATGCCGGGGCTCGCTGGCTCACTTTTAGTCGGCGTCACTGCGGCCAAGACCCTGGCATGGCTTCTCGACAAGCCGCTGATCGGCATCAATCACCTGCAAGGGCATATCTATGCGTGTCAGGTCGCTTTCCAAAGACCTATTTTCCCCTGCATTGGGCTGATCATCAGTGGGGGTCACTCGACAATTTACCACTGCAAAAGCCCTTTCGACTTCGAGCCTCTCGGAGGAACAATCGACGACGCGGCAGGTGAATCGTTTGACAAAGTTGCATCGATGCTAGGACTACCGTACCCAGGTGGCCCCTCGCTCTCGAAGTGTGCCATGAACGGAAATCCGAAAGCTTTCGCATTTCCACGCCCGTTTCTGAAAGATTCATCCCGACTCGACTTCAGTTTTAGCGGACTGAAAACGGCGGTGCGATACGAGATTGCCGGTCCTGGCGCTGTCGACTTCAAATCGTTGACTATCGACGACCAACGCAAAGCGGATATCGCGGCAAGCTTCGAACAGGCGGTCATCGATTGCCTGGTGGGAAAGACGATGCAGGCCATGAAGACGACAGGGATTCAGCGGATTTGTGTCGGAGGTGGTGTCGCTGCGAACAGACGATTCCGTGCGGCCTTGGAAGAAGAAGTGGCAGCTACCGGCGGAGAGCTGCTAATCGCTCCCATGCACTTGTGCACTGATAATGCCGTCTTAGGCGCGATCGCTGTAGAAAAAATAAAAGCCGGGCAGGTCGACGATCTCTCGCTCGACGCGTTGCCCGGCTTAATTCGTAATTAA
- a CDS encoding S41 family peptidase, whose amino-acid sequence MPWKNHLLFVLILAFGTSNLATAVEVAKSEDPTDPDNVYANVDEEYVELIQLFADTLDQVDRNYVKDVDRRELMEAAIRGVISKLDPYSNYIAPEDLERFKTGVESEFGGIGIQVSTRDGQLVVTSPLFGTPAYEAGIIAGDRITHIEGEETKGLTIDDAIKKLKGPIGTDVTMTVYHPSTFTSEKVTVRRELVQIETVLGDERLEGGTWDFMFDHADKIGYVRVSAFSRHTADDLHQAITRLLDDGMKGLVLDLRSNPGGLLTSAVEICDMFIEEGKIVSTEGRNSPKRVWTAEKDGTLPDFPMVILIDHYSASASEILSACLQDHDRATIVGERSWGKGSVQNIVELEEGKSALKLTTAGYQRPSGEKIHRFEGDTDSDKWGVSPDEGQDVKLSREQKVAYHTYRRMRDQDTIIPHPPAPQSVLSETDPVLSKGLEHLKAEISSS is encoded by the coding sequence ATGCCGTGGAAAAACCACTTGCTGTTCGTTCTGATTCTGGCCTTCGGAACGTCCAATCTTGCAACCGCAGTGGAAGTCGCCAAGAGCGAAGACCCAACCGATCCTGACAACGTCTATGCCAATGTTGACGAAGAGTATGTCGAGCTGATTCAGCTATTCGCGGATACGCTCGATCAGGTCGACCGGAATTACGTCAAGGACGTGGACCGTCGAGAGTTGATGGAAGCCGCCATTCGGGGCGTAATCTCCAAACTGGACCCCTATTCCAATTATATCGCTCCGGAAGATCTCGAACGCTTCAAGACGGGCGTAGAGAGCGAGTTCGGTGGTATCGGCATTCAAGTTTCTACACGAGACGGGCAATTGGTCGTCACGAGCCCATTGTTCGGAACGCCAGCTTACGAGGCCGGAATTATCGCCGGAGATCGCATCACGCATATTGAAGGGGAAGAGACCAAAGGCCTGACGATCGATGATGCCATCAAAAAGCTCAAAGGACCGATCGGCACCGATGTCACGATGACCGTCTATCACCCTAGTACTTTCACCAGCGAGAAAGTCACCGTTCGCCGCGAACTGGTTCAGATTGAAACGGTGCTTGGTGACGAACGCCTGGAGGGGGGCACCTGGGACTTTATGTTCGATCATGCCGATAAGATCGGGTACGTTCGGGTTTCTGCGTTCAGCCGGCATACTGCCGATGATTTGCATCAGGCAATCACTCGACTTTTGGATGACGGAATGAAGGGGCTTGTGCTCGATCTTCGATCCAATCCCGGCGGACTCTTAACCTCGGCGGTTGAGATCTGCGACATGTTTATCGAAGAAGGCAAGATCGTTAGCACCGAAGGGCGAAATTCCCCCAAACGAGTATGGACAGCAGAAAAAGACGGAACATTGCCAGACTTTCCGATGGTCATTTTAATCGACCACTACAGCGCTAGTGCCAGTGAAATTTTGTCGGCGTGCCTGCAAGATCACGATCGAGCCACGATCGTTGGCGAACGAAGCTGGGGCAAGGGTAGCGTTCAGAACATCGTCGAACTTGAGGAAGGTAAAAGTGCTTTGAAGCTTACGACTGCCGGCTACCAGCGTCCCAGCGGCGAAAAGATCCACCGATTCGAAGGGGATACGGACAGCGACAAGTGGGGAGTCTCTCCGGACGAAGGCCAGGATGTAAAGTTGAGCCGAGAGCAGAAAGTGGCCTACCATACCTACCGTCGGATGCGGGATCAGGATACGATCATTCCACACCCGCCGGCCCCACAATCGGTACTTTCTGAAACCGACCCGGTGTTAAGCAAAGGGCTCGAACACCTCAAGGCGGAGATTTCTTCTTCCTGA
- a CDS encoding DUF1207 domain-containing protein has product MINQPGPGQVPWVEPTYPDSVYQRPITVVEEEAPYEWTVLPKGMVYKSYLTGQKESRLSAQLVKITDDNWMLDGNLGGRFGVLRYGRDSSFLSDGIQWDVEGSSHVRLDIPEDVDVRSADFRAGTQLTWSYAADPRHRSRFGYYHLSSHLGDEFLLKNPGYDRLNYAHDLIIFGHSYYFTPRLRVYGEAGWAFYHLVADPWEFQFGIEWAPNERTSPWGEPFVAIGTHLRQEVNFGGSFVVQAGWAWVGDIPGRTLRMGLHYHNGDSTQNSFYDNFEQQIGFGIWYDF; this is encoded by the coding sequence ATGATCAATCAACCAGGTCCCGGCCAAGTTCCTTGGGTAGAGCCGACCTATCCCGATTCGGTTTACCAACGGCCAATCACTGTGGTTGAAGAAGAGGCTCCTTACGAATGGACCGTTCTTCCTAAAGGGATGGTCTACAAGTCGTATCTAACCGGGCAAAAAGAATCTCGTCTGTCTGCTCAGCTGGTAAAAATCACCGACGACAATTGGATGCTGGACGGCAACCTGGGCGGACGCTTTGGTGTTTTGCGATATGGACGTGATTCCTCGTTTCTGTCGGATGGTATTCAGTGGGACGTGGAAGGATCGTCTCACGTACGTCTTGATATCCCCGAAGATGTTGACGTTCGATCAGCCGATTTCCGCGCCGGAACGCAGCTTACATGGAGCTACGCCGCCGATCCACGCCATCGCTCAAGATTCGGCTATTACCACTTGAGTTCCCATTTGGGAGACGAGTTTCTGCTAAAGAACCCTGGCTATGACCGTTTAAACTATGCCCACGACCTAATTATCTTTGGGCATTCGTATTACTTCACTCCGAGGCTAAGAGTCTATGGTGAAGCAGGCTGGGCGTTTTACCATTTGGTCGCCGATCCTTGGGAATTTCAATTCGGTATCGAATGGGCTCCCAACGAGCGAACTAGTCCGTGGGGGGAACCCTTTGTCGCCATAGGAACCCACTTGCGTCAGGAAGTGAACTTCGGTGGTAGCTTTGTCGTGCAAGCCGGGTGGGCCTGGGTTGGAGACATTCCTGGACGAACTCTGCGAATGGGCCTTCATTATCACAATGGAGATAGTACCCAGAACTCGTTCTACGATAACTTTGAACAGCAAATTGGCTTCGGTATCTGGTACGACTTCTAA
- a CDS encoding MTH1187 family thiamine-binding protein yields the protein MVLLEFSMSPLNKGDSVSEYVARSLKIIAASGLDYRLHAMGTIIEGEIDEVLAVMQKCLEAMAEDCDRVTCTAKLDYRRGYQGRLNSKVQSVLEKVDVSLKTIQPPSTPE from the coding sequence ATGGTTCTCTTAGAATTCAGTATGTCTCCTCTTAATAAAGGAGACTCTGTGAGCGAATACGTCGCTCGAAGTTTAAAAATTATCGCTGCTAGCGGGCTCGATTATCGCTTGCATGCGATGGGCACAATCATCGAGGGAGAGATTGATGAGGTGCTAGCTGTTATGCAGAAATGCTTGGAAGCAATGGCCGAAGACTGCGATCGTGTAACGTGTACGGCTAAGCTGGACTATCGTCGAGGTTACCAAGGTCGGCTCAACTCGAAGGTCCAAAGTGTTTTAGAAAAGGTGGATGTCTCCTTGAAGACGATTCAGCCTCCTAGCACACCGGAATAG